In Ferroplasma sp., a single window of DNA contains:
- a CDS encoding ABC transporter ATP-binding protein, whose product MEIYMDGLTKNYGKIRALNSINLKIEGHGCTGLLGPNGAGKTTMLKLVTNIIKPSKGKVELNSVDVSVYPEKALENVGALIEQPEFYSYLTGYEILEFTAKIKGLNKEEFASEVKRLEDLTEINSFLYRKTGSYSRGMKQRLALSVAMLGNPEIIILDEPTFGLDPKGMVDIRNIIKSLAKDHLVLLSTHLIYEARELCDRTIIINRGKIEYDSAMAPERDLIKITAENNINILGDKIRDYTRNGNVFIIEKNGKVNNADIIAELMEQGLIIDYVEKYDNLEDIYVSVINGKITDNNLS is encoded by the coding sequence ATGGAAATATATATGGATGGGCTTACAAAAAACTATGGGAAAATACGTGCACTGAATTCAATCAATTTAAAGATAGAGGGGCATGGCTGCACAGGGCTGCTTGGCCCTAATGGAGCCGGAAAAACGACAATGCTTAAGCTTGTAACAAATATTATCAAACCTTCAAAGGGAAAGGTGGAGCTAAATAGCGTTGATGTATCAGTGTATCCGGAAAAGGCACTGGAAAATGTTGGAGCATTAATTGAACAGCCTGAATTTTACAGTTATTTAACTGGATACGAGATACTTGAATTCACAGCTAAAATCAAGGGATTGAACAAAGAGGAATTTGCATCAGAGGTCAAACGGCTGGAGGACCTAACTGAAATTAACAGTTTCCTGTACAGAAAAACAGGAAGTTACTCCAGAGGAATGAAACAGAGATTGGCCCTGTCTGTTGCAATGCTGGGAAACCCCGAAATTATAATACTGGACGAGCCAACCTTTGGACTGGACCCTAAGGGAATGGTGGATATAAGGAATATAATTAAATCACTGGCTAAAGACCATCTGGTGCTACTGAGCACACACCTTATTTACGAGGCAAGGGAACTTTGTGACAGAACCATTATAATAAACAGGGGAAAAATAGAATATGATTCCGCAATGGCACCGGAAAGAGACCTGATAAAGATCACTGCTGAAAATAATATAAACATATTAGGAGATAAAATTCGAGATTATACAAGAAATGGCAATGTATTCATAATTGAAAAAAATGGCAAAGTAAACAATGCAGATATTATAGCCGAATTAATGGAACAGGGATTGATAATAGATTATGTGGAAAAGTATGACAACCTTGAAGATATATATGTTTCTGTTATAAATGGGAAAATTACAGATAATAACCTTTCATAA
- a CDS encoding ABC transporter permease, whose translation MSKTSTIYFQYIKNYYRSRSFFLMLFLILIIGFMMSYFSVKYVNDLPKFLGGSVFPSSIKVEVFYYLWTLVLLYVPVFASVFFGSPAISSEIENKTAYYIFPLPINRYKLFFGKYFAAFTVTLFIIGIYIVFELATLTYLLGTIPVTYFLSSFLMLILFILSIMAVTFLISAIFNKNTYAYITVFVIYYIVFEAGAFIIELLYKYTPVYFLNEAGSIIERVYININPGNAFVSHVDINPAPFSDIVLSGMIMIIYTVVALVIGMLLFDRKEVS comes from the coding sequence ATGTCTAAAACATCTACAATTTATTTCCAGTACATAAAGAATTACTACAGATCGAGAAGTTTTTTTCTTATGCTGTTTCTGATTCTAATAATAGGCTTCATGATGTCGTATTTTTCAGTAAAATATGTTAATGATCTTCCAAAATTCCTTGGAGGGTCGGTTTTTCCCAGCTCTATAAAGGTAGAAGTGTTTTACTATCTATGGACACTTGTGTTGCTTTATGTGCCTGTATTTGCTTCAGTATTTTTCGGTTCACCGGCAATTTCCAGTGAAATAGAAAATAAAACAGCCTATTATATATTCCCACTTCCAATAAACAGATATAAACTCTTCTTTGGAAAGTATTTTGCTGCTTTTACTGTAACACTTTTCATAATTGGCATATACATTGTATTTGAACTTGCAACCTTAACTTACCTGCTCGGTACTATACCTGTTACATATTTTCTTAGCTCTTTTTTGATGCTAATACTGTTTATACTCAGCATAATGGCAGTGACATTCCTCATAAGTGCCATATTCAATAAAAATACCTATGCGTATATCACTGTATTTGTCATTTATTATATAGTATTTGAGGCGGGTGCCTTTATAATAGAGCTTCTGTATAAATACACCCCAGTTTACTTCCTAAATGAGGCTGGCAGCATAATAGAAAGAGTATATATAAACATAAATCCTGGAAATGCTTTCGTGTCACATGTTGATATTAATCCAGCACCTTTCTCAGACATAGTGTTATCCGGAATGATAATGATTATATATACTGTTGTTGCACTGGTAATAGGTATGCTCTTATTTGACAGGAAAGAGGTGTCATAA
- a CDS encoding APC family permease, which translates to MENVKNLKDIDIESKSKLTRSVGFADIFFMSFGGQAPFLSMLTYATAALILTLFFSPVVLIIGTLVVLINGAGVYYLSRKHDEEGGYFNYAYKSLSHRFGFETGWLYLFYSLLYAGGYITGSIFVLTYVVSPYIVIPPLVAFLIVFIPTATFLLLGLKPSSKYAVFSASLELIVLVVIIGAGFYGAHFLVYNPFTSIPSPAIIFLGILFAIGIPTGYGAITPVSGEVKNAKRNVGKAAILVIIIGGSLEALVLYSLVDFGIATHSFSALVSSNVPVITIMDRIAGPIALPLLLFAAINDGILGSLAFLTAFSRNLYAMSERGVISKALGKLHSKRGTPVIAGLITLIAAAIILVPTLVFVNAFIIFLALGSIAGLGNLMVHLTANFSLFKENLVKAQRRIREFGVGLLGIIVSGFVFIYSLLTSDTYMIELVMGFIILGFIILEILDAHQYVKTHTEVNQ; encoded by the coding sequence ATGGAAAATGTCAAAAATCTTAAGGATATAGATATAGAAAGTAAGAGTAAGCTAACCAGAAGTGTAGGATTCGCCGATATATTTTTTATGTCATTCGGAGGGCAGGCACCTTTTCTTTCAATGTTAACATATGCTACTGCAGCATTGATACTTACACTGTTCTTTTCTCCGGTGGTCCTTATTATAGGGACATTAGTAGTTTTGATAAATGGAGCCGGAGTTTATTATCTGTCAAGAAAACATGATGAGGAGGGAGGATACTTTAACTATGCATATAAATCATTATCACACAGATTCGGTTTTGAAACAGGTTGGTTATACCTATTCTATTCATTACTGTACGCTGGAGGTTATATTACCGGCTCGATATTTGTTCTTACATACGTTGTTTCACCTTATATAGTGATTCCACCACTTGTTGCATTCTTAATTGTATTTATTCCCACAGCAACATTCCTTTTACTGGGTTTAAAGCCTTCATCCAAATATGCTGTGTTTTCTGCAAGCCTGGAATTAATTGTTCTGGTGGTAATTATAGGGGCAGGTTTTTATGGTGCTCATTTCTTGGTATACAATCCATTTACCAGTATTCCTTCCCCGGCTATAATATTCCTCGGGATATTATTCGCTATCGGGATACCTACGGGATACGGTGCAATTACCCCTGTGTCCGGTGAGGTTAAAAATGCTAAAAGAAATGTGGGAAAAGCGGCAATTCTTGTAATAATAATAGGTGGGTCGCTTGAGGCACTGGTACTCTATTCATTGGTTGACTTCGGAATTGCAACCCATTCATTTTCTGCGTTAGTATCATCCAACGTACCCGTTATTACGATAATGGATAGGATAGCAGGGCCCATTGCATTGCCCTTACTTTTATTCGCAGCAATAAATGATGGAATTCTCGGATCGCTGGCATTCTTAACAGCATTCTCACGAAATCTGTATGCCATGTCAGAAAGGGGAGTAATCAGCAAGGCTTTAGGGAAATTGCACAGCAAAAGAGGGACTCCTGTCATAGCCGGATTAATAACATTAATCGCAGCAGCAATAATACTTGTTCCAACGCTGGTATTTGTTAATGCATTTATAATATTCTTGGCACTGGGTTCCATTGCTGGATTAGGCAACTTGATGGTACATCTAACTGCAAACTTCTCACTATTCAAGGAAAACCTTGTTAAGGCACAGAGAAGAATAAGGGAATTCGGTGTAGGCCTCCTGGGAATAATAGTATCCGGATTTGTTTTCATTTACTCGCTTTTGACATCAGATACATATATGATAGAACTTGTCATGGGCTTTATAATTTTAGGCTTTATAATACTTGAAATACTGGATGCACATCAGTATGTTAAAACACATACAGAGGTTAACCAGTAA